TGCGGCCGCAGCCTGGATCGCCGCCGAACCCGAGCGGCGAGATGCCGGTCTGGCCCTGGACTTGGCCATCTTCGAGCTCGGCAGCCCCGAGGTAATCCTCGGCGAGGTCGGCGTGACAATGGCCGAACCCACCAAGCGGTGGTGCGAACTCGGCTTTTGGCTGTTCCCCGGAGTGCGAGGGGAGGGCCGGGCCACCCATGCGGTGGACGCCTTCACCGATTGGCTGCTGAACGTGCAGAACGTGAAGCGGGTCTTCGCCCGCATCCATCCGGACAACCCCAGATCGGGTGCGGTGGTGGAGCGAAGCGGGTTCCAGCGGGCCGGTGAACTGCCTGACGGCACCATCGTGTGGGTGGCCGACCAGCCGCCGCCGCTCTGATCACGTGGCTGGGCCACGCTGGTAGCGTGTCGGACTGACCGTGAAACGGGTCCGGTGAGGCCCGTACGGACAGGAAGCGAGGCCGATGGCCGAACGAGAGAGAAGACAGGCTCCTCCCTACGGTGGGGTGTTCCGGGCCCGAACCCGCGTGATGGAACGTGCCGACCTGCAGCGGGCCATATGGCGGATGGCTCACGAGGTGGTGGAAGCCAACCACGGTGCCCTGGATGTGGCGCTGATCGGGCTCCAGACCGGCGGCGTACCGATCGCCGCTGCCCTCGCTGATGCACTGGTGTCGATCACCGATGAACCGGTCGACATCGGCAGCCTGGATGTGGCGTTCTACCGCGACGACATTGGGCTGCGCCCGGTCCTACCCGAAGCGGTGACCGAGATCCCCTGGAACCTCGATGGTCGGGTCGTGATCTTGTGTGACGACGTGCTGTTCACCGGTCGAACGATTCGTGCCGCCCTGAACGCTTTGGCCGACTACGGCCGGCCCCGGGCGGTGCAGCTCGCGGTGATGGTCGATCGAGGTCACCGGGAACTACCGATCAGACCCGATTACGTCGGTAAGAACCTGCCGACGCGGCGCGACGAAGTGGTGGATGTTCACGCGGACGGCGTCGACCTGGGGGAGATGTTGCGATGATCGGCCGACACCTTCTCGAGGTGGGAGACCTGGGCGGAGCCGAGGGCATCGAGGAGGTGTTGCGGCTCACCGACTCCTTCGTGGAGGTGTCGGAGCGAGCCATCCCCAAGGTTCCTGCGCTGCGAGGCCGAACGGTTGCGTGGTTGTTCTACGAGGACTCCACTCGCACTCGGCTGTCGTTCGAGACCGCGGCCAAGCGGTTGTCGGCTGACACCATGAACTTCTCGGTCAGTTCGTCGTCGGTCAAGAAAGGCGAGTCACTCCGGGACACGGCCCGCACCATCGAGGCCATGGGCATCGACGCCATCGTCGTCCGTCACGCCTCGGCCGGCGCGCCCCACCGCATTGCCGACTGGGTCGATGCCGCGGTCATCAACGCTGGTGACGGC
The Microthrixaceae bacterium DNA segment above includes these coding regions:
- a CDS encoding GNAT family N-acetyltransferase, translating into MSNWPSGTPPTTRTVSSTGCWARWPARFATISQNDAIDTHTDGSAEEAPTNEPFPLPWPPLSRGSIALRPWGATPKDGEFLAAAWAEADIARFCAVPADADRDAAAAWIAAEPERRDAGLALDLAIFELGSPEVILGEVGVTMAEPTKRWCELGFWLFPGVRGEGRATHAVDAFTDWLLNVQNVKRVFARIHPDNPRSGAVVERSGFQRAGELPDGTIVWVADQPPPL
- the pyrR gene encoding bifunctional pyr operon transcriptional regulator/uracil phosphoribosyltransferase PyrR gives rise to the protein MAERERRQAPPYGGVFRARTRVMERADLQRAIWRMAHEVVEANHGALDVALIGLQTGGVPIAAALADALVSITDEPVDIGSLDVAFYRDDIGLRPVLPEAVTEIPWNLDGRVVILCDDVLFTGRTIRAALNALADYGRPRAVQLAVMVDRGHRELPIRPDYVGKNLPTRRDEVVDVHADGVDLGEMLR